Proteins from one Halovivax limisalsi genomic window:
- a CDS encoding RNA-guided endonuclease InsQ/TnpB family protein: MFNPSDTYEYRGQYNGVVGSATVQQVTRKNSEVWRSFFALKEKGEYANPPSYWRDEEDGRELRTYIRCNQYTIEWGKRSRLEIPVGQELKDEYGLGYHERLRLEVRGKPKWNGEQGRLELEYDEVSDTFRAFQPVTVPDSRLDSPLASEEAALDVGANNLVACSTTTGNQYLYDGRELFGRFHETTDEITRLQSKLSERRSPSESSETSGFADVAELRSAQSRKTSSSGRLREGRYSSKRIRRLYRQRTKRRDHAQNALVRDLVERLYDDGVAMVYVGDLTDVLESHWSVRVNEKTHNFWAFKKFIHRLACVCEEYGISLVVESEAWTSQTCPECGNHEKTFRHEHTLTCPCGFEGHADLTASETFLRENSDTEIRPMARPVRFEWDDHDWSGKPHPHESPNEVRTNPQVASVGR; encoded by the coding sequence ATCTTTAACCCGTCCGACACTTACGAATACCGTGGACAGTACAACGGTGTCGTTGGAAGCGCGACCGTTCAACAGGTCACGCGCAAGAACAGTGAAGTGTGGCGCTCGTTCTTTGCCCTCAAGGAGAAAGGCGAGTACGCCAACCCACCGTCGTACTGGCGCGACGAGGAGGACGGACGCGAACTCCGTACCTACATCCGATGCAACCAGTACACGATTGAGTGGGGCAAGCGTAGTCGTCTCGAAATCCCTGTCGGGCAAGAACTGAAAGACGAATACGGACTCGGCTACCACGAACGACTCCGTCTTGAAGTCCGTGGCAAGCCGAAGTGGAACGGCGAACAGGGTCGTCTGGAACTTGAGTACGACGAGGTGAGCGACACGTTCAGGGCTTTTCAACCAGTCACCGTACCTGATTCTCGACTGGATTCACCGCTGGCTTCGGAAGAAGCCGCCCTCGACGTTGGCGCGAACAACCTCGTCGCCTGTTCCACGACCACTGGGAACCAGTACCTCTACGACGGTCGGGAGTTGTTCGGACGGTTCCACGAGACGACAGACGAAATCACCCGCCTACAGTCGAAATTGTCCGAGAGACGGAGTCCCTCGGAATCAAGCGAAACCTCCGGTTTCGCGGACGTCGCGGAGCTTCGCTCCGCTCAGTCACGGAAGACTTCGTCTTCCGGACGACTCCGAGAGGGACGCTACAGTTCCAAGCGGATTCGGCGGCTGTACCGACAGCGGACGAAACGGCGTGACCACGCACAGAATGCACTGGTGCGCGACCTTGTGGAACGACTGTACGACGATGGCGTGGCGATGGTGTACGTGGGCGATTTGACCGACGTGCTGGAGTCGCACTGGTCAGTCAGGGTGAACGAGAAGACGCACAACTTCTGGGCGTTCAAGAAGTTCATCCACCGCCTCGCGTGCGTCTGTGAGGAGTACGGCATCAGTCTCGTAGTCGAGTCGGAAGCGTGGACGAGTCAGACGTGTCCCGAGTGTGGCAACCACGAGAAGACGTTTCGCCACGAGCATACGCTGACGTGTCCGTGTGGTTTCGAGGGACACGCCGACCTCACAGCGTCAGAGACGTTCCTTCGAGAAAACAGCGATACGGAAATCAGGCCGATGGCACGGCCCGTGCGATTCGAGTGGGACGACCACGACTGGTCGGGGAAACCACACCCTCACGAAAGTCCCAACGAAGTGCGCACAAACCCGCAAGTTGCCTCCGTGGGTCGGTAG
- a CDS encoding tyrosine-type recombinase/integrase encodes MTDLQPLSPEEGVDRFLDYREPSIRETSFQNAKHRLSVFLEWCDERGIENLNELDGRMLNDFVRWRQPDIAAITLQKQLSSVRQALRWWADIEAVEEGLSEKLHAPELPDGAQSKDVFLDPEHAEMALEYYDRHHYGSRDHALIALLWRTGMRRSGVRSIDVDDLDENDHAVRVEHRPETGTTLKNGDDGNRWVYLGPEWFSILSAYLTNPDRTHVVDEFGREPLFTTDAGSRPVGNSIYKWTVRALFPCNFQECPHDRSPSSCEAIGADGTLSECPSARSPHAVRRGSITQHLNQDTTPEVVSERMDVSLNVLYEHYDARTEREKMAVRRDNLP; translated from the coding sequence GTGACCGATCTACAACCTCTATCACCGGAGGAAGGGGTGGATCGATTTCTCGACTACCGCGAACCGAGTATTCGGGAGACATCGTTTCAAAACGCGAAGCACCGACTCTCGGTATTTCTCGAGTGGTGCGACGAACGTGGAATCGAGAATCTGAACGAACTCGACGGACGGATGCTGAACGACTTCGTCAGGTGGCGACAGCCAGATATCGCCGCGATCACGCTACAAAAACAACTCAGTAGTGTTCGTCAGGCGCTCCGGTGGTGGGCCGATATCGAGGCCGTTGAAGAAGGCCTCTCGGAGAAGCTTCACGCACCGGAGCTACCCGACGGCGCACAGTCCAAGGACGTGTTTCTCGATCCAGAGCACGCCGAGATGGCGCTCGAGTACTACGATCGACACCATTACGGGAGTCGTGACCACGCACTCATCGCCCTCCTGTGGCGAACCGGGATGCGCCGAAGTGGCGTCCGGTCGATCGATGTGGACGACCTGGACGAGAACGACCACGCCGTTCGTGTCGAACACCGACCGGAGACTGGAACGACGTTGAAAAATGGCGACGACGGGAACCGCTGGGTCTACCTCGGGCCGGAGTGGTTCTCAATTCTGTCCGCCTATCTGACCAACCCGGACCGGACGCACGTCGTCGACGAGTTCGGCAGAGAGCCACTCTTCACCACAGATGCTGGATCGCGCCCGGTCGGCAACTCCATCTACAAGTGGACGGTACGGGCCCTCTTCCCCTGTAATTTCCAGGAGTGTCCACACGACAGATCGCCGAGTTCGTGCGAGGCAATCGGCGCGGATGGGACGTTATCTGAGTGCCCCTCGGCACGATCTCCCCACGCCGTTCGTCGGGGATCGATAACCCAGCATCTGAACCAGGACACGACCCCAGAGGTCGTCAGCGAGCGGATGGACGTCTCGCTCAACGTCCTCTACGAGCATTACGACGCCCGCACGGAGCGAGAGAAGATGGCCGTTCGGCGAGACAACCTGCCCTAA
- a CDS encoding winged helix-turn-helix domain-containing protein → MSDFSILEFLDGHELDAFHAPPSTIAKNMDISKGTVQQRVRILNAAGLIEKEDETGGYYRITGLGRRYLDQSLLDEEKERLKAFDPDNV, encoded by the coding sequence ATGAGTGATTTCTCGATTCTCGAGTTTCTCGACGGCCACGAGCTGGACGCGTTCCACGCGCCGCCCTCCACAATCGCGAAGAACATGGACATCAGCAAAGGAACGGTCCAGCAGCGCGTCCGGATCCTTAATGCCGCTGGTCTCATAGAGAAAGAAGACGAGACCGGCGGGTACTATCGAATCACGGGCCTCGGTCGTCGATATCTGGATCAGTCCCTGTTAGACGAGGAGAAGGAGCGGCTCAAAGCGTTCGACCCGGACAACGTCTAA
- a CDS encoding class I SAM-dependent methyltransferase, with product MPTEATIYRVLLAMPDDVEEERPIAKDVVIDWNSTNGRKEDIHLQPISATHIDLESNSLADDIDAVLGTFWTTIEDPRIGGTSLAETVRRLSLEGETPSIIGFSEQNIPTHQLDPEEYTAVQQFKEECRNTGYFTYATLEEYESRLKRSLSLLMEELLADPRRQHITKTEHEGPSEYDVEVDHDRLQLSAEIHRDQDVRNIDRMVDRLEAQGLEPPYRVLDAGCGYGTVTQCRFGDDSRFDVVAIDQSRAALSIAREEYAASNVEYRWLDVNNLPEADLGTFDLVFAAYLFHHLQNQESVLSLLWEAVREGGCLLVRSCEDGQHLHYPPDEDMEWIVDLTDDIPGSSDRTHGRRLPTHMKRLTPEPTDVWLDLENYHTVGMSSSERREYWEVFHSNRLHYAKTRAEREDATVEEKRLYERMAEAMASVEQKIAGNEHVFDAKSVPVSVAVK from the coding sequence ATGCCGACCGAAGCAACCATCTATCGCGTCCTTCTCGCGATGCCGGACGACGTCGAGGAGGAACGTCCGATCGCCAAAGACGTTGTGATCGACTGGAATTCGACGAACGGACGGAAGGAGGATATCCATCTCCAGCCGATATCCGCTACCCACATCGACCTCGAGTCGAACTCCCTCGCGGACGATATCGACGCCGTCCTGGGGACGTTCTGGACGACGATCGAGGACCCGCGCATCGGTGGCACGTCCCTCGCCGAGACGGTACGTCGACTCTCGCTCGAAGGAGAGACGCCGTCGATAATAGGATTCTCGGAACAGAATATCCCGACGCATCAGCTCGATCCCGAGGAGTACACCGCAGTACAACAGTTCAAAGAAGAATGCCGGAACACTGGCTACTTCACGTACGCGACGCTGGAGGAGTACGAGAGTCGGCTGAAGCGATCCCTCTCCCTGTTGATGGAGGAACTCCTCGCGGATCCACGGCGGCAGCACATCACGAAGACGGAACACGAGGGACCAAGCGAGTACGACGTCGAGGTCGATCACGACCGGCTCCAACTGTCCGCCGAGATCCATCGCGACCAGGACGTCCGGAACATCGATCGGATGGTCGATCGACTCGAAGCGCAGGGTCTGGAACCCCCGTATCGGGTGCTGGACGCAGGCTGTGGCTACGGAACCGTCACCCAGTGTCGATTCGGAGATGACAGCCGGTTCGACGTGGTCGCGATCGATCAGTCGCGAGCTGCCCTCTCGATCGCCAGAGAGGAGTACGCCGCATCGAACGTCGAGTACCGCTGGCTCGACGTGAACAACCTCCCCGAAGCCGATCTCGGGACGTTCGACCTCGTTTTCGCCGCCTATCTGTTTCACCACCTCCAGAACCAGGAATCGGTCCTCTCGCTCCTATGGGAAGCCGTTCGCGAGGGCGGCTGTTTGCTCGTTCGCAGTTGTGAGGATGGCCAGCATCTCCACTACCCACCCGACGAGGATATGGAGTGGATCGTCGATCTCACGGATGACATTCCGGGGAGCAGCGACCGAACGCACGGACGCCGTCTTCCGACGCACATGAAGCGACTGACACCCGAGCCCACGGACGTCTGGCTCGATCTGGAGAACTACCACACCGTCGGAATGAGTAGTTCTGAGCGACGGGAGTACTGGGAGGTGTTTCACTCGAATCGGCTCCACTACGCGAAGACTCGAGCGGAAAGGGAGGATGCAACTGTCGAAGAGAAGCGGCTCTACGAGCGAATGGCCGAAGCGATGGCATCGGTCGAGCAGAAGATAGCCGGCAATGAGCACGTTTTCGACGCGAAGAGTGTGCCGGTATCAGTGGCTGTGAAGTAA